The DNA region TCCGCGAAGTTCGCAGTGCGCGGATTCACCGAATCGCTCTACCAGGAGATGGCCATCAGCGGACACCCGGTGGCGGTCACCAGCGTGCACCCCGGCGGCATCAAGACCGCGATCATGCGCAACTCGACGGCTGCCGACGGCGTAGACCATTCGAACCTGACCACCTTCTTCGACAAGCGGCTCACCATGACGACGCCGGAGAAGGCCGCCAAACAGATCCTCGACGCAGTCCGCAAGAAGAAGCCACGGGTGCTGGTCGGACCCGACGCCAAGGTGCTCGACTTCCTCGTCCGGCTCTCCGGTGCGCGCTACCAGACGCTGTTCTCCAGCGCCATCTCACGTTTCCTGCCCCCGGTGCACTGACGCCCACCCACCCGAACGAAAGAGTGACCAGGAGTGACTATGGAAGGCTTCGCAGGCAAGGTGGCCGTCGTGACGGGTGCCGGTTCAGGCATCGGGGCGGCACTGGCTCTGGCACTGGGCCGCTCGGGAGCATCGGTCGCGATCTGCGACGTCGACACCGAGGGCCTGGCGCGCACCGAGGAGCAGCTCAAAGCCCTTGGTGTGCAGGTCAAGTCCGACCGGCTGAACGTGACCGAGCGGGCGGCGTTCGAGGTTTACGCCGAGGATGTCGTCAAGCATTTCGGCAAGGTCAACCAGATCTACAACAACGCCGGCATCGCCCACACAGGTGACGTCGAGGTCACCGACTTCAAGGACCTGGAACGGGTTTTCGACGTCGACTACTGGGGTGTGGTCAACGGATCCAAGATCTTCCTGCCGCATCTGATCGCGTCCGGAGACGGCCACATCATCAACATCTCCAGCGTGTTCGGACTGCTCGGCATGCCCGGGCAGGCCGCGTACTGCGCGGCCAAGTTCGCGGTTCGCGGCTTCACCGAAGCGCTGGCCCAAGAGTTGACCCTGGCCGGCCACCCGGTCAAGGTCACCTGCGTGCACCCCGGTGGCATCAAGACCGCGATTGCGCGCAACATGACTGCGGCCGAAGGTCTGGACCCGAAGGAACTGGCCCACGAATTCGACACCCAGATGGCCCGGACGACGCCGGAAGAGGCCGCCCGCGTCATCCTCGACGGGGTGCGCCGCAACAAGCGCCGGGTGCTCATCGGCAACGACGCCCGGGCCTTCGAAGCCGTCACCCGGATCACCGGATCGGGCATCCAGCGCATCCTGCCCAAGCTCCTGGCGCGGGCCAATCACCGTCCTCGGCGATAACACCCGCTAGTGCCCGACCCCCAGCGGATGGGCGTCGAGCCACCGGCCGGCCACCACACCCGGGTCGGTACCCTCGGCAACCTGGCGCCGCATGTCGGCCAGCGAGCCGGTGTCGAGCACGCCGGCGATCTCGTTGAGCGCCAGCACCTGAGACTCGGTCAACTCGTTGCGCCGATACAGCGGAACCACATTCTCGGCGCGGATCAGCGCCTGCTTGTCCGAGAGCACCACCACATCCGAGGGCACGTCCGGGGCCGCCGACGTGGTCCACGCGCCCTGTACCTGTCCGGACTCCAGTGCGTCGAACAGGGTTGACGCGGCGGCGAATCGAGGTCCGTCCGACACCGTGCAGGTGCCCACCCGCTGCGGATTCTGTGCCGAGGTGACCGCGCCGACCGTCATGCCCGCGCAGCGACGCGCGAACGTCGTGGCGTCACGTTCGGGCCAGCCCGCAACGGTCTGCTCGGTGACCGCGATGGCCGGCTTGTCGTCGGCCGAAATGGTGTAGTCCCCGGCCGCGATCCCCTCAGGCAAGGCCGACAACAACTTTCGGTAGACCTGAGCATCGGAACGCACCGTCGCGGACGGGTCGAACCGCGCCAACAGTTGGCCGGTGAATCCGGGCGCCACGGTCGCCGCACCGGAGTCCAGCTGCTGCAGCGGATCATCGGAGGCTTGCACGTGTGCCGGGTTGCCGTAGTACCGCAGCGCGGCGACATAGAGCTCGGCGATCAGTTGCGACTCCGCACCGGAGGTGGCAGCCACCGGGATCGACGGTTGCGGCACCGGCCCGCCGCACCCCGCCAGCACCGCGGCCGCGATCAGCGCGGCAAGCCATCGCCGCGCCGAAGTCCACACGATGGTGCGGGTCAGCCGACCTACTCCTGCGCCGCTGCGGCCACCGCGGCAGCCACCGCGGGGCCCACCCGCGGGTCCAGAGCGCTGGGCACGATGTGGTCGACGGCCAGTTCGTCACCGATGACCGAGAAGATCGCCTCTGCCGCAGCCACCTTCATCTTCTCGGTGATGCGCCGGGCATGCGCGTCCAACGCGCCGCGGAAGACACCCGGGAATGCCAGCACATTGTTGATCTGGTTCGGGAAGTCGCTGCGGCCGGTGGCGACCACCGCGGCATGCTTGCGCGCCGCGTCGGGGTGGATCTCGGGGTCGGGATTCGACAGCGCGAACACGATGCCGTTCGGGGCCATCGTCGCGATCAGCTCCTCGGGCACCACGCCGGCAGACAGCCCGAGGAACATGTCGGCGCCGTCGAGCGCCTCGGCGAGTCCTCCCGTCCGGGCCGCGGGGTTGGTGCGCTCGGCCAACTCGGCCTTGAACGGATTCAGGTCGTCACGGCCGGTGTGCACGATGCCCTTGGAGTCGAGCACGGTGACATCGGTGATCCCCTTGGCCAGCAGGATGTTGGTGCATGCCACACCGGCGGCGCCGGCACCCGAGACCACGACTCGCAGACCGGTCATATCGCGCCCGAGCACCGTGGCGGCGCCGGTCAGCGCGGCCAGCACGACGATGGCGGTGCCGTGCTGGTCGTCGTGCATGACCGGACAGTCCAGCGCCTCGATGACCCGGCGCTCGATCTCGAAGCAACGGGGCGCCGAGATGTCCTCGAGGTTGACCGCACCGAAGGTCGGACGTAACCGGATCAGCGTCTCGACGATCTCGTCGGGATCCTTGGTGTCGAGCACGATCGGGATGGAATCCAGCCCGCCGAACGCCTTGAACAGCGCGCTCTTGCCCTCCATCACCGGAAGCGACGCCGCGGCACCGATGTCACCGAGGCCGAGCACCGCGCTGCCGTCGCTGACCACGGCCACCAGCCGGTGCGCCCAGGTGTACTTCGCCGCCAGCGTCCGATCCGTCGCAATGGCACGGCTGACCTGCGCCACACCCGGGGTGTAGGCGATCGAGAGAGCGCGCTGGGTATCCAGGGGATACTTCAACTCGACCCCGAGTTTTCCGCCCTCGTGGGACTCGAAAATCTCGGCGTCGTCGACGACGACCTGAGGGGTCCGCGCCGTCGAGGGGGGTTCGGGCGAGGAGACAGCCGCTTCTTCAACCACGGGCGTAAGGGTAGCCGACCTTCCTATCTCACCAAGACGGGTTCCCCGCTTGTGAGGGGAGACTCCCGGTTCCGGCCAGGTCTGTGCTCTGCTGCTGCGTCGAGACTGCGCTGGCGGCGGCCCCCACTCACACTTCTGCGCCCTCAGCGCAGACTCGACGCTGTGGCCGGCCGTGACGGTCAGCCCGGGCTGACCGCGCGCCGATGGGCGTCACGGACGTCGACGCCGTCCTGGTCCCACGCCTCCCGCATCGCCTCGGCCCCCTTGAGCCTCACCCACGCCGCTTCGGTCGGGGTGATCGGCACCGCGGCGAGCAACGCCACCGGTGACAACGGAGCCGGCAGGACGACGTCGTCGACGCCGCTCGGCCCCAACAAGAACGCGGTGAACGGCGCGCCCTGCCACAGCGGGGTCTCCAGGTCGACCAACGCCCCGGGCTCCAGGACCAGGCCCTCCACCGCCGGCGTGGAGGCCACGATCGCGATCGAGCGCGCCAGTCCCACCGGCGACGGACCGCCCAGGGTGACGACGACCTCCGCGCGCGGTCCACGCATCGGATCGGCGACCAGCTGCGCCGGGTCCACCATGGGATGACGACTGCACCCGAGCGAAACATGATGTGACACCGGGTCGTCTGGGTCGGCGAAGCGCAGGATCGCCATCCGGTCGGTACCCAGGAAGGTGACGCCGGCTTCGTCGGGTTCCGAACTGCCGTCCGGCGCGAAGTGTGCCATCAGGTGGGTTCGGACTGCCTGCAGGATGTCGGTCACCACATCAGATGTGCAGCCGGGCCAACAGGTCCCGGCCGCGCTCGGCGTTCTGCGGGTCGCACAGCACATCGTAGCGGCCGGCGACCAGCTGCAGTGTCGAGCTGAAATCCCTTGTCCCGCGGGCCATCGCATAGGGAATAGCCGAGGTGATCAGACCGAAGAAGACCCCGGCGATCAGGCCGGTGACCAACGCGCTCCACGGATTGGGGTGAAAGAACCCGAGGATCAGGCCGATGAACAACCCCAGCCAGGCCCCGGTCAGGACACCTCCGCCTAGCACCTTGGGCCAGGTCAGCCGCCCGGTCACCCGCTCGACCTGCATCAGGTCGACCCCGACGATGGTGACCTGCTGGACGGGGAACTGCTGATCGGACAGGTAGTCCACCGCGCGCTGAGCTTCGGCGTAGGTCGGATACGAGCCGATCGGCCACCCCTTGGGCGGCGTGGGCAGGCCCGGCGCACGACCCCGTCCGGACACCGGGACGCCCGGTGGCGCGCCTCGGTTCTGTCCTGGCTGGAACGGGCTGGTCATGATCGTCACTCCTTCGCGTACACGTCCTGCATCGACTGCACTCTCACCCAACGACCCGGGCATCGACATGGTGCCCGTCCGCGAGGCCGTCTCGTGCCTCCGGTACCTAGGCTAGGTTGATCAGCATGACAAGTTCGGACGACGACGCACGTCGAATGGGCTCCTCCGAAACACCTGACGGCGGGTCCGAACCGCCCCCGGCCGGCTACGAGCCGCCGTCGATCGAGCAGTCCGCTTCCTGGCCCCCGCCGCAGGATTACCCGCCCCCGCCGGCCTACGGTGCCCCGCCGGCCGGCTACGGCACCGGTGCGGACTACCCGGCAGGCGGCTATCCGCCGCCCCCGCCGGGATTCCCGCCGGCCTACGGCGATCCGAGCGCTGCGCCGCCGTATCCCGACGCCGGATACGGCGGGCCCTACCCACCTCCGCCATACGGCAGCGCGCCCGGCGGCTACCCACCGCCGATGGGCTATCCGGGCGCGGACTGGGGTTACGGACCGCCGCCGCCGGAAGGCACCAACAAACTGGCGATCGGATCGCTGGCCGCGTCCATCGTCGGTGTCTGCTGCGGTATCGGCTCGATCATCGGCATCGTGCTCGGCATCATCGCGCTCAACCAGATCAAACAGTCACGACAGGCCGGGCACGCTCTTGCCGTGGCCGGCATCGCCGTCGGTGTGGTGACACTGGTGCTGTCGGTGATGTGGAGCCTGACCGTGCTCGCCTCGGGGACCTGACCGCAGCGCGCGGCTACGTCGGGGGCGTAAACCGCTCACCGGTGCGCTGCATGCCGGCAGCGCGACCCTTTTCTGCGATCACCAGCGCCATCTTGCGGCTGGCCTCGTCGATCATCTCGTCGCCGAGCATCACCGCGCCACGCCCACCACCGGCCCGCGAGGTGTGCCACTCGTAGGCCTCCAGGATGAGCTCGGCGCGGTCGTAGGCCTGTTGGCGCGGGCTGAAGATCTCGTTACCGGCCGCGATCTGATCGGGGTGCAGCACCCACTTGCCGTCGTAACCGAGCGCGGCCGAGCGACCAGCCACCCGCCGGAACCCGTCGACGTCACGCACCTTGACGTAGGGCCCGTCGATCGCGGCGATCCCGTTGGCCCGGGCGGCGATGAGGATGCGCATCAGGACGTGGTGGTAGGCGTCACCGAGGTCGTACCCGTCGGGCTGTTCGCCGACCTCCAGCGTGCGCATGTTCAGATTCGCCGCCAGATCCCCGGGCCCCAAAACCAATGCCTGCACCCGCGGCGCAGCGGCGATCGCGTCGATGTCGGTCAGCCCTTTCGCATCTTCGATCTGCGCTTCGATCGCGATCCTGCCGGCCGGCAGACCGTGAACGGCTTCCAGCTGGCTCAACAGCAGATCCAGCGCATGGATGTGGGAGACGTCGGTGACCTTGGGCAGTACCACCACGTCGAGGTGGTCGCCGGCCCGGGCCACCACCTCGATGACATCGGCGTGGGTCCACGGCGTGGTCCAGTCGTTGACCCGCACTCCACGCAGTTGACCGGCCCAACCCGGCTGCCCGAGTGCAACCGCAACCTGTTCGCGCGCTTGATCTTTCGCATCTGCAGCCACCGCGTCCTCAAGGTCGAGGAAGACCTCGTCGGCCGTCAGCGTCTTGGCCTTGTCCATCATCTTCACGCTGCTGCCCGGCACGGACAGGCACGTCCGTCGGGGTCGATACCGGTTATCCACGACATCACTCTCTACTCTCTACAACCATGGCGTCGGTCAGCAGGGTCTATGCGGCCCGCCTCTCGGGCATGGTGGTGCTGGGCCCCGACGGGGAATCGATCGGCCGGGTGCGCGATGTGGTCATCGGGATCAGCACCGCCCGCCAACAGCCCCGGGTGCTCGGTTTGGTCATCGAGCTACTCAGCCGCAGAAGAATTTTCGTCCCGATCCTGCGGGTGACCGCGATCGAGCCCGGCGCGGTGACGCTGTCGACCGGCAACGTGTCACTACGCCGCTTCTCCCAACGTCCCGGGGAGGCGCTGGTGCTCGGACAGGTACTGGAAACCCGTGTCCGGGTGGACGACCCCGACCTGGAACAGTTGGCCGGCATCGAGGTCGTCGTGGTGGACCTGGCCATCGAGCAGACCCGCACCCGAGACTGGATGGTGACCAAGGTCGCGGTGCGCCAGCAGCGCAGGCTGGGCCGACGCAGCAACATCTATACGGTGGACTGGAACCACGTGCACGGGCTGACCCCGTCCGGGCTGGCGATGCCCGACCAGGGGGTGGCCCAGTTGCTCGAACAGTTCCAGGGACAGCGACCCATCGAGGTGGCCGATGCGATCCGCGAGCTGCCCGCCAAGAGGCGATACGAGGTGGTCAAGGCCCTCGACGACGAACGCCTCGCCGACGTGCTCCAGGAACTGCCCGAAGACGAGGGGATCACCGTGCTGCGCCAGCTCTCGACGCAGCGCGCCGCCGAGGTGCTCGAGGCGATGGACCCCGACGACGCCGCCGACCTGCTCGGCACCATGACCCCGGCAGACGCCGAACAGTGGTTGCGCCGAATGGACCCCGAGGATTCCGAGGATGTGCGGCGCCTGCTCAGCCACTCCCCCGACACCGCGGGCGGCTTGATGACGTCCGGGCCGGTGGTGCTCGCGCCGGACACCACCGTGGCCGAAGCCCTCGCGCGGGTCCGCGACCCCGACCTCAGCCCGGCGCTGGCGTCGCTGGTGTTCGTGGTGCGGCCGCCCACGGCCACGCCGACCGGCCGTTACCTGGGGTGCGTGCACCTTCAGCGGCTGCTGCGTGAACCGCCGGCCGAACTCGTCAGCGGCATCCTCGACACCGACCTGCCCAGTCTGCGCCCCGAGGATTCCCTCGGGGCGCTCACTCGTTACTTCGCCGCCTACAACCTGGTGTGCGGTCCTGTCGTCGATGAGCAGAACCATTTGCTGGGTGCCGTCTCGGTCGATGACGTCCTCGACCACCTGTTGCCCGACGACTGGCGGGAACGCGAGGCCGAGCCGGTCATCGTGACCGGTGAGGTCGCCCCATGAGCGACACCTCGGCCCGCCAGCGCCTCGACACCCCGAGGACGTCGAGGTATCTGGCGCCCCGGCTGGACGTGGAGGCCGTCGGCCGGGTCAGCGAGAACATCGCGCGCTTCCTGGGCACCGGCCGCTACCTGGCCGGTCAGACGGTCCTGGTCATCGCGTGGATCCTGCTCAACATCGGGGCGTTCGCCTGGCGCTGGGATCCCTACCCGTTCATCCTGCTCAATCTCGCGTTCTCCACCCAGGCCGCGTATGCCGCACCACTGATCCTGCTGGCCCAGAACAGGCAGGAGAACCGCGACCGCGTCGCGCTCGAAGAGGACCGCCGCCGCGCCCAACAGACCAAGGCCGACACCGAGTACCTGGCCCGCGAACTGGCCGCCCTGCGGTTGGCCGTCGGGGAGGTCGCCACCCGCGACTACCTGCGCCGGGAGCTCGACGAGATTCGCGATCTGATCGCCGAACTGCGCGCCGTCGACGCAGCCGGACGGACCGACGACGCGAGCACAACGGATCCCCCGAACCGGCACGCCCGGAAATCCCGTTGAGACGGCTGCGGCGATTGCTGTTACACAGCCGTAGCCGAATAGGTATGGTGACGACGTTCACAGGCGACGACGGCTAGGACGGTTGAGTGCGCATACGGGCGGGATCGGCCCTGCAGGCAGCAAGGAGCCGAACTGGGCGAGTGGTGCGCATGCCGGCCTTCGGAGTTGCCGCGGTGCTCACCCCACTGGTGCTGGCCGGCGCGGTCGGCGCGTCCGCCCCGACCACCCTCGCGGCCGGGGACTCGGCGGTACTGCCGCTGGCCGCGGTGGCGCCGCCACCCCGAGACCTGTCCGGACCCACCGTCGTCGCGGTCAACAAGCCGCCCGCCCAGATGCGCGTCGCGGCTGCCACCGTGTCGGCTCCGCCCCCGGCCGCGGTCGTGAATGCCCCTGGCTCACTACGCATTCCGTCCATGGCTCTGGCCGCCTACCGCAACGCCGAAGCGATGATGGCCACCGCGCAACCGAATTGCGGTGTGAGCTGGAACCTGCTGGCCGGTATCGGCCGGATCGAGTCGGTGCACGCCTACGGCGGCGCCACCGACGCCCGCGGCACCGCGGTGCGTCCGATCTACGGCCCGGCGCTCGACGGCACGCTGCCCGGTAACGAGATCATCGTGGAGAGCCGCAACGGCAACCAGGTCACCTACGCGCGCGCGATGGGGCCGATGCAGTTCCTACCGGGCACCTGGTCGCGCTACGCCTCCGACGGGGACGGCGACGGCAAGGCCGACGTGCAGAACATCTTCGACGCATCGCTGGCCGCGGCGCGCTACCTGTGCAGCGGCAACGTCAACCTGCGCAACCAGTCCGACGTGATCGCAGCGGTCCTGCGGTACAACAACTCGATGGCCTACACCCGCAACGTGTTGGCCTGGGCGGCGGCCTACGCCACCGGTGTGGTGCCCGTCGACCTGCCGCCGATCACCGGCAGCGTGCCCGAACTTGCCACCGCGACGATGGTCGCCGGTCACCTGAACCGCCAGGAGGGCCTCGGACCGGGACTGCCCCGCAACGCCACCGGCCTGCCCGCCGACGATCCGCTGTCCCAGATCCCGTTGATGACGCGCACCGACGCGGCCAGCCAGATCAGCACCAACGTGCCCGGCTTCGTCCCAGGACAGTCGCTGGGTCCGCTGCCCGGACCCGCACCCGCGCCACAGGCCCCGCCGCCCGTCGCGCCCACACCGCCCGCCTGGGTGCCGCCGTGGGAGCAGACCCCCGCCCAGCCTGAATGCGCCGTGTTCTGCATCAAGGACATGCCCGCCGCTGCGCCCGCGCCCGCCCTCGGACCGGTGCCTGCCATCGCGCCGGTGCCCGGGGTGCCCGCAGGCCCGCCGGCGCCAGGTCCGCAGCCTGCGGCGCCGGTGGCGGGGATGCCGCCCGCACTCGGACCTGCTCCCGGCCCGGTGGGCTGAGCGCCCACATTCGGGTCGGCGACCTCGTGACGCCTAGACTCGCAGGTGATGTCTGCATCTCCGAGTGACCTGGAATCGGCGGTCCGCGCTGCGCTGACCAAGGTGATCGACCCCGAGCTTCGGCGTCCGATCACCGAGATCGGCATGGTCAAGGCCGTCACGGCAGAGCCCGACGGTTCCGTGCACGTCGAGATCTATCTGACCACGTCAGCATGCCCGAAGAAGACCGAGATCTCCGACCAGGTCAGCCGTGCCGTCAGCGACGTGCCCGGCACCGGTTCGGTCAAGGTCAGCCTCGACGTGATGAACGACGAGCAGCGCGCCGAGTTGCGCCGCATGCTGCGCGGCGACTCCCGCGAGCCCGTCATCCCGTTCGCCCAGCCCGGTTCACTCACCCGCGTGTACGCCGTCGCCAGCGGCAAGGGCGGTGTGGGCAAATCCAGCGTGACGGTCAACCTGGCCGCGGCGATGGCTGCGCGTGGTCTGTCGGTCGGCGTGGTCGATGCCGACATCTACGGTCATTCGGTTCCCCGCATGATGGGCACCGAGGACCGGCCGGTCCAGGTCGACTCGATGATCGTGCCGCCGGTGGCCCACGACGTCCGGGTGATCTCCATCGCGATGTTCACCCAGGGCAACACGCCGGTGGTGTGGCGCGGCCCGATGCTGCACCGGGCGCTGCAGCAATTCCTTGCCGACGTGTACTGGGGCGATCTCGACGTGCTGCTGCTCGACCTGCCGCCGGGCACCGGTGACATCGCGATCTCGGTGGCGCAGCTGATCCCAGGTGCGGAGATCCTGGTCGTGACCACCCCCCAGATGGCTGCCGCGGAGGTCGCCGAGCGCGCGGGCGCCATCGCACTGCAGACCCGCCAGCGCATCGCCGGGGTGGTGGAGAACATGGTCGACGGCCCGGTATTGAAGATGTTCGGCGAGGGCGGCGGCCGCAAGGTCTCCGAGAACCTGTCCCGCGCGGTCGGTGCCGACGTGCCGCTCCTGGGCCAGGTGCCGCTGGACCCCGACCTCGTCTCGGCCGGGGACTCAGGGATCCCGCTGGTGCTCAGCGCACCGGAGTCGCCGGCCGGCAGTGTCCTGCGCACGATCGCCGACGCGCTGGCAGGCCGCAAGCGCGGGCTGGCCGGGATGTCGCTGGGACTCGACCCCGCCGGCCGCTGACCCGGCGGTCACCGCACCACCCGACCGGCGACTCCTAGGTGGCGTCGGGATCGAACGGCACCGGCGCACCGGGCGCGGGTGCCGGCGGCTGGGCCGGCGCGGGTGTCGGGCCCGGACCGGACTGCGGCTTCGGTGCCGGCGGGGACGACTGAGACGCCTGAGGGGCGTCGAACTTGCCTGTGAAGATCGAATCATCCCCGTCGAGCAGATGTTTGGTCAGCGCCGCGCGCGGAGTCATGCCGCGCAGCTTCTGCAGCTCCGAGAGCGGTTCGCGCAGGTCCTCGAACTCGGGGCCGAGATCCTGTCGCAACTGGCTGGTGGCCCCGGTGACGTAGTCGCGTGCCTGCCGCAGCGCGTTCGACGTCCACCGGATGGCCCCTGGCAACCGTTCCGGGCCGAGAATGACCAATCCGGCGATCACCAGGATCAGCATCTCCCCCCAGCCGACGTTGGCGAACACGATCTAGGTGCTGTCGTCGGGGTTGGGCGTCACGGTCAGCGTCACCGGCCTGCCGTCACGAACCACCTCGATGGGCGCCGGCTCACCGATTCTGAGTTGGCGCACGGCGACGACGAACTCGTCGGCGTCGGCGACGTTGCGATTACCGACCTTGACGACCACGTCGTTCTCCAGGATTCCGGCCCGCTCGGCAGGTCCGCCGGCCGTCACGTTGGCGATCTGGGCGCCCCTGGCGATGTCGTTGCTGACCGAACGTGCGGACAGGCCCAGCGTCGGATGGGCGATCTTGCCGTTCTCGATCAACGACTCGACGACCTGCTTGACCTCGTTGACCGGGATCGCGAAGCCCAGCCCGCTGGCGCTCTCGGACAGCGACTTGCCGGCCGTGTTGATGCCGATCACCTCGGCGTTCATGTTGATCAACGGACCGCCGGAGTTGCCGTGGTTGATCGAGGCATCGGTCTGCACACCGTCGATCACGGTGTCGGTGTCGGTGCCGTCACCGGAGAGCGGAACCGGGCGGTTCAATGCGCTGATGATGCCGTGCGTCACGGTGCTGCGCAGTCCGAGGGGCGCGCCGGCGGCGATGACTTCTTCCCCGACTCGCAGCGTCTCGGAGTCACCGAGGCGCGCCACCGTGAGGTTGTCGACGTTGTCGACCTTGAGGACCGCCAGATCGGTCTTCGGGTCACGACCGACGAGGTTGGCCGGGACTTCCGTGCCGTCGTTGAACACCACGGCCATCCTGAACTTGCTCGGGTTGCTGGCAGCCTCGGAGATCACATGGTTGTTGGTGACGACGTAGCCGCGATCGTCGACGACCACGCCCGAGCCCTGTGCGCCTTCGGAGTCGCTCTTGGCCTCGATGGTGACCACCGAATCGGCGACCGCCGCAGCCACTCTGGCGAAGTGACCTTCGGGACGTTCCCCCCCGTCACCGGTCTGCAGAGTGACCTTCGACGTGGTGAACGCCTGAGTCACCTCGGCGGTCTTGCGGCCCACCCAGCCGCCGGTCAATCCCAGCACCAGAGCGATGATCCCGAGCACCGCCAGGGCCGTGTAGGACACCCGACCGCCGAAGAGCACATCGCGCACGCCGAGCTTGCCGACCGGTGCGGCGGCCACGGTGGGGGCCGACGGCGCCATCGCCGGAGTGCCCAGTGCGACCGGCGCACCCGGGTTGCGCCACGGGTCGTCGATGTCGTCGGGGCCGGCGTCTTTCTCGGCCTCCAGGGCCCCGGCGTCGGTGGGATGCCGCTGCAAGGATTCGGTGCCGGCGAAAGGGCGACCGAACGCCTCGGCCAGCACGGGGTCGGGAGCCTGATCCTTGGGGGTGTACTCACCCTGGTCCCGGTGCTTGTCGGCACCCAGGAACGAACCGCGCACACCGGCCGGCCTGCCGAACGCGCGCGTGGCAGCCGGATCCACCGGAGGACGGGACACCGGACGCGGCTCGAGGCGCTCCCGACCGGTCTGGTCCAGATTGGTCACCCGTTCATCACCCTACTGTTCAGGGCGTCAGCAAGCGCCGACGCACGTCGATGGTCGACCGCACCTACCCTACCGGCGTTTACGGCGGTCACGCTGGACGCGGTCAGCAAGCTGTGCCGAGTCGACCGGCCCCGGTTCAGGCGGGGTGTCGTGCGGAATCTTGGACAACAGGTTCAGCAGCGAGCTCGGCATCGCCACCGGGCACGAGTCCCGCAAGGCTTCCCGGGCTTGGCGCTGAGCGTCGACCTCCCAGGCGCATTCCGGACACACCGACAGGTGCTGCGCAGCGCGCAGATAGGCCGTCATCCTCAGCTCGCCGTCGACGTAGGCGGCAAGGGCCTCGACCGAGAGGTGCTCGGTCGAGCCGAACTGGCGCGGGCCGACCGGCGCATCGCTCTGAGAGGCGAACGGGGAGGGCAGCCAGGAAAAGGCGCGCCGGAACGAGTGTCCACGTTCGAACACCACCTGACTCCTCTCCACGGCCATATCGACGGACGTACTTCGAATGTAGCGCGGCAGACTCAAAGTCAATGCCCGAACTCAGGCCGATCTGAGGGCATCGAGTTCGGGATGGCGCGCCAGATAGTCCCGCAGCGCCTGGCGACCACGGTGGATACGGCTGCGCACGGTGCCCAGCTTGACGCCCAGCGTGGCACCGATCTCCTCGTAGGACAGACCCTCGATATCGCACAGCACGACCGCTGCACGAAACTCCGGCGCCAACGAGTCCAACGCGGCCTGCAGGTCGGGGGCCAGCCGCGAATCGTGGTAGATCTGCTCCGGGTTGGGCTCGTCGGCCGGGACGCGTTCGTAGTCCTCGGGCAGCGCCTCCATGCGGATACGGGCACGTCGACGGACCATGTCCAGGAACAGGTTCGTCGTGATGCGGTGCAGCCAACCCTCGAAAGTGCC from Mycobacterium sp. SMC-4 includes:
- a CDS encoding S1C family serine protease produces the protein MTNLDQTGRERLEPRPVSRPPVDPAATRAFGRPAGVRGSFLGADKHRDQGEYTPKDQAPDPVLAEAFGRPFAGTESLQRHPTDAGALEAEKDAGPDDIDDPWRNPGAPVALGTPAMAPSAPTVAAAPVGKLGVRDVLFGGRVSYTALAVLGIIALVLGLTGGWVGRKTAEVTQAFTTSKVTLQTGDGGERPEGHFARVAAAVADSVVTIEAKSDSEGAQGSGVVVDDRGYVVTNNHVISEAASNPSKFRMAVVFNDGTEVPANLVGRDPKTDLAVLKVDNVDNLTVARLGDSETLRVGEEVIAAGAPLGLRSTVTHGIISALNRPVPLSGDGTDTDTVIDGVQTDASINHGNSGGPLINMNAEVIGINTAGKSLSESASGLGFAIPVNEVKQVVESLIENGKIAHPTLGLSARSVSNDIARGAQIANVTAGGPAERAGILENDVVVKVGNRNVADADEFVVAVRQLRIGEPAPIEVVRDGRPVTLTVTPNPDDST
- a CDS encoding lytic transglycosylase domain-containing protein, whose amino-acid sequence is MPAFGVAAVLTPLVLAGAVGASAPTTLAAGDSAVLPLAAVAPPPRDLSGPTVVAVNKPPAQMRVAAATVSAPPPAAVVNAPGSLRIPSMALAAYRNAEAMMATAQPNCGVSWNLLAGIGRIESVHAYGGATDARGTAVRPIYGPALDGTLPGNEIIVESRNGNQVTYARAMGPMQFLPGTWSRYASDGDGDGKADVQNIFDASLAAARYLCSGNVNLRNQSDVIAAVLRYNNSMAYTRNVLAWAAAYATGVVPVDLPPITGSVPELATATMVAGHLNRQEGLGPGLPRNATGLPADDPLSQIPLMTRTDAASQISTNVPGFVPGQSLGPLPGPAPAPQAPPPVAPTPPAWVPPWEQTPAQPECAVFCIKDMPAAAPAPALGPVPAIAPVPGVPAGPPAPGPQPAAPVAGMPPALGPAPGPVG
- a CDS encoding DUF1003 domain-containing protein, whose amino-acid sequence is MSDTSARQRLDTPRTSRYLAPRLDVEAVGRVSENIARFLGTGRYLAGQTVLVIAWILLNIGAFAWRWDPYPFILLNLAFSTQAAYAAPLILLAQNRQENRDRVALEEDRRRAQQTKADTEYLARELAALRLAVGEVATRDYLRRELDEIRDLIAELRAVDAAGRTDDASTTDPPNRHARKSR
- the tatB gene encoding Sec-independent protein translocase protein TatB, whose translation is MFANVGWGEMLILVIAGLVILGPERLPGAIRWTSNALRQARDYVTGATSQLRQDLGPEFEDLREPLSELQKLRGMTPRAALTKHLLDGDDSIFTGKFDAPQASQSSPPAPKPQSGPGPTPAPAQPPAPAPGAPVPFDPDAT
- a CDS encoding Mrp/NBP35 family ATP-binding protein; protein product: MSASPSDLESAVRAALTKVIDPELRRPITEIGMVKAVTAEPDGSVHVEIYLTTSACPKKTEISDQVSRAVSDVPGTGSVKVSLDVMNDEQRAELRRMLRGDSREPVIPFAQPGSLTRVYAVASGKGGVGKSSVTVNLAAAMAARGLSVGVVDADIYGHSVPRMMGTEDRPVQVDSMIVPPVAHDVRVISIAMFTQGNTPVVWRGPMLHRALQQFLADVYWGDLDVLLLDLPPGTGDIAISVAQLIPGAEILVVTTPQMAAAEVAERAGAIALQTRQRIAGVVENMVDGPVLKMFGEGGGRKVSENLSRAVGADVPLLGQVPLDPDLVSAGDSGIPLVLSAPESPAGSVLRTIADALAGRKRGLAGMSLGLDPAGR
- a CDS encoding magnesium transporter MgtE N-terminal domain-containing protein, which encodes MASVSRVYAARLSGMVVLGPDGESIGRVRDVVIGISTARQQPRVLGLVIELLSRRRIFVPILRVTAIEPGAVTLSTGNVSLRRFSQRPGEALVLGQVLETRVRVDDPDLEQLAGIEVVVVDLAIEQTRTRDWMVTKVAVRQQRRLGRRSNIYTVDWNHVHGLTPSGLAMPDQGVAQLLEQFQGQRPIEVADAIRELPAKRRYEVVKALDDERLADVLQELPEDEGITVLRQLSTQRAAEVLEAMDPDDAADLLGTMTPADAEQWLRRMDPEDSEDVRRLLSHSPDTAGGLMTSGPVVLAPDTTVAEALARVRDPDLSPALASLVFVVRPPTATPTGRYLGCVHLQRLLREPPAELVSGILDTDLPSLRPEDSLGALTRYFAAYNLVCGPVVDEQNHLLGAVSVDDVLDHLLPDDWREREAEPVIVTGEVAP